One genomic region from Anabaena sp. PCC 7108 encodes:
- a CDS encoding WcaF family extracellular polysaccharide biosynthesis acetyltransferase, protein MRLDNYKLSKYTPGAPYLQQLLWYFLGSPLVESYLLPISSVKIAVLRIFGANIGTGVRIKPGVRIKFPWRLSIGNYVWIGENTWIDNLAPVVIKDHVCLSQGVYLCTGNHDWNHLDFQLIPAPIHIEESSWIAAKSVIGPGVTIGQGAVLTLGSVTGKSLESMMIYAGNPAQPIKKRKI, encoded by the coding sequence ATGCGTCTAGATAATTACAAACTTAGCAAGTATACCCCAGGTGCGCCCTACCTTCAACAACTTTTGTGGTACTTTCTGGGTTCACCTTTAGTGGAAAGTTATTTACTACCAATATCATCAGTAAAAATTGCTGTTCTCCGGATTTTTGGTGCCAATATCGGTACAGGAGTTCGTATCAAACCTGGAGTGCGAATCAAATTCCCCTGGCGTTTGAGTATCGGTAACTATGTTTGGATTGGGGAAAATACTTGGATTGACAACCTTGCACCTGTAGTGATAAAAGATCATGTTTGTTTGTCTCAAGGGGTTTATCTATGTACAGGTAATCATGATTGGAATCATTTAGATTTTCAACTGATTCCTGCTCCCATACATATTGAAGAGAGTAGTTGGATAGCAGCAAAATCGGTAATTGGTCCGGGAGTGACAATCGGCCAGGGAGCAGTTTTAACTCTAGGTAGTGTAACTGGAAAATCTTTAGAGTCAATGATGATTTATGCCGGTAATCCAGCCCAACCCATTAAGAAGAGGAAAATATGA
- a CDS encoding YdcF family protein: MKRLYRQFKKYWVLSLVGLILVLLSVIPIRIAIASYQAPQPQAILTLGGGPEREEFTAEFAQNHPYLDIWVSSGILPAQALAIFGAVAIPTNRIHLDYRAVDTVTNFTTLVDDFQQRHIQHVYLITSDFHLPRAKTIATLVLGSQGITFTPISIPSKRPRESVVRIIRDSGRSLLWIVSGRTGASFNPRFRPPVYASR, encoded by the coding sequence ATGAAGCGGTTATATCGCCAATTCAAAAAATATTGGGTTTTAAGTTTAGTCGGCTTGATCCTGGTGCTTCTAAGTGTTATTCCGATCAGAATAGCGATCGCATCCTACCAAGCACCCCAGCCCCAAGCTATTCTCACTCTTGGTGGTGGTCCAGAGCGAGAGGAATTTACCGCCGAATTTGCTCAAAATCATCCCTATCTAGATATTTGGGTTTCTAGTGGCATACTTCCAGCCCAAGCTTTGGCAATTTTCGGGGCTGTAGCTATTCCCACCAATCGCATTCATCTTGACTATCGTGCGGTTGACACAGTGACTAATTTTACTACCCTGGTTGACGATTTCCAGCAACGCCATATCCAGCACGTCTACCTGATCACTTCAGATTTCCATCTACCGAGGGCTAAAACTATAGCCACCCTAGTTTTAGGTAGCCAAGGCATTACTTTTACCCCCATTTCTATTCCCTCAAAACGACCTAGAGAATCAGTTGTCCGTATTATTCGTGATAGTGGACGTTCTCTATTATGGATTGTATCAGGTCGTACCGGAGCCAGCTTCAACCCTCGTTTTCGTCCCCCAGTTTATGCGTCTAGATAA
- a CDS encoding glycosyltransferase, producing MKVLHVIPSISPKLGGPTQVVLNLVRALRAEGIDAEIATTNDDEGMLLDVPLFERVEYQGLPVWFFPPAARIKAFLPSPRFTQWLWKNIKNYDILDNHYLFSYLPSCAAIFAQWQQVPYTVRIMGQLTPWALAQSQLKKQIYSTVIERRNLNNAAAIHCTSVGEMEDALRFEVTPPKIVLPLGVNPPLLIRDAKSKLRHQYNISSEVPIVLFLSRLHYKKRPELLIQSLGGLVKQEQKFHLLIAGSGEDLYVKSLQQIVASLNLTEQTSFVGFVSGYDKDLLLQGADLFVLPTYSENFGIALAEAMVSGLPIITTPGVQIAPEIAAAQAGIIVEGEIEALQGAIANFLNSPQMREQMGQNGRLFALEQYSWQTIAKQLATAYQNIINQ from the coding sequence ATGAAAGTTTTACACGTAATTCCCTCAATCAGCCCCAAGCTAGGAGGTCCGACTCAGGTAGTTCTCAATTTGGTACGGGCTTTACGCGCAGAAGGAATAGATGCAGAGATTGCAACTACTAATGATGATGAGGGAATGCTGCTGGATGTTCCATTATTTGAGCGTGTAGAATATCAAGGATTACCAGTTTGGTTCTTTCCCCCTGCTGCTCGCATCAAAGCATTTCTACCTTCACCAAGATTTACGCAGTGGCTATGGAAAAATATCAAAAATTACGACATTTTAGATAATCACTATTTATTTTCATATCTTCCTAGCTGTGCTGCTATTTTTGCCCAGTGGCAACAAGTTCCATATACGGTGAGAATCATGGGACAATTAACACCTTGGGCATTGGCACAAAGCCAGTTAAAAAAACAAATTTATAGCACTGTAATTGAACGACGTAATTTAAATAATGCTGCGGCTATCCACTGTACATCTGTGGGTGAGATGGAAGATGCATTACGGTTTGAAGTTACGCCACCTAAAATAGTTTTGCCTTTAGGAGTTAATCCACCTTTATTAATTCGTGATGCTAAATCTAAATTGCGACATCAGTATAATATCTCTAGTGAAGTTCCCATTGTTCTATTTCTTTCCCGTTTACACTATAAGAAACGTCCTGAATTGTTGATTCAATCATTAGGTGGGTTGGTAAAACAGGAGCAGAAGTTTCACTTACTCATTGCCGGTTCTGGAGAAGATTTATATGTTAAATCTTTACAGCAAATAGTGGCATCCCTTAATCTCACAGAGCAAACTTCATTTGTCGGGTTTGTCAGCGGATATGATAAGGATTTGTTGTTGCAAGGTGCGGATTTATTTGTACTGCCTACTTATTCCGAAAATTTTGGTATCGCCCTAGCAGAAGCGATGGTGTCTGGTTTACCAATTATCACCACACCGGGTGTGCAAATTGCGCCGGAAATCGCTGCAGCTCAAGCTGGAATCATTGTAGAAGGAGAAATAGAAGCTTTGCAAGGAGCGATCGCTAATTTTTTAAATTCCCCCCAAATGCGGGAACAAATGGGTCAAAATGGACGTTTATTTGCTTTAGAACAATATTCATGGCAGACAATTGCTAAACAATTAGCTACTGCCTATCAAAACATTATTAATCAATAA